In Eucalyptus grandis isolate ANBG69807.140 chromosome 4, ASM1654582v1, whole genome shotgun sequence, the following proteins share a genomic window:
- the LOC104429511 gene encoding uncharacterized protein LOC104429511 — MRGMEFCFKSIAAITEGLASLFGQPSVGANLYLTPRNSQGLARHYDDHCVLVCQLMGMKQWTISSPRNKLLPRLYEPLDGSQGSNVDAVPNACMQILLKEGDILYIPRGYVHEAHTTNDVQKDSAGLSLHLTLAIEVEAPFEWEGFIHVALHHWSQNLKQHISSDLMTGTPYTACIRLLHFMIMLLGDADPMFRKACLVNSICFSRDTNHGLYKSQVAIFRDLIDKINKSSKFMETLQSMERSIQKEEDPFRRIRWLESFNPKEEEADERYKYYVCDVDAEHLFGLHPEEKETLEAAFLTVKSEFCKQVLLEDVLPMYRLLLEKYRIVRKQYLNGMLSLHHDLD; from the exons ATGCGTGGTATGGAGTTCTGCTTTAAGTCCATTGCTGCTATCACTGAAGGCTTAGCATCTTTGTTTGGTCAACCATCTGTAGGTGCCAATCTTTACTTGACACCACGCAATTCTCAGGGGTTGGCACGGCACTATGATGATCATTGTGTTCTTGTGTGTCAGCTTATGGGAATGAAACAGTGGACAATTTCCTCTCCAAGGAATAAGCTTTTACCTCGTTTATATGAACCTCTTGATGGCTCCCAAGGTTCAAATGTTGATGCTGTACCAAATGCATGCATGCAAATTCTGCTGAAGGAAGGAGATATATTGTACATTCCCAGAGGTTACGTTCATGAGGCTCATACTACTAATGATGTACAAAAAGATTCTGCCGGTCTTTCCTTACACCTAACACTTGCCATTGAGGTTGAAGCTCCATTTGA GTGGGAGGGATTTATTCACGTTGCTTTGCATCATTGGTCTCAGAACTTGAAGCAACATATATCTTCTGATTTGATGACTGGGACTCCATACACAGCTTGCATTAGGCTTTTGCACTTTATGATCATGTTACTTGGTGATGCTGATCCAATGTTTCGCAAAGCTTGCTTGGTCAATTCAATATGTTTTTCTAGGGACACCAACCACGGGCTTTATAAAAGCCAGGTTGCCATTTTCAGAGATCTAATTGATAAGATTAACAAGTCATCTAAGTTCATGGAGACACTGCAGAGTATGGAGAGGTCAATTCAGAAGGAGGAAGATCCATTTAGGAGAATAAGATGGCTTGAAAGTTTCAAccccaaagaagaagaagccgatGAAAGGTATAAGTATTATGTATGTGATGTGGATGCAGAGCACTTATTTGGTTTACATCCTGAGGAAAAGGAAACGCTAGAAGCAGCATTTTTAACGGTGAAATCTGAGTTCTGTAAGCAAGTGTTGTTGGAGGATGTACTTCCTATGTACAGGTTGCTGCTGGAGAAGTACAGGATAGTGAGGAAGCAATATTTAAATGGAATGCTTTCGCTGCACCATGACTTGGATtag